The Lutra lutra chromosome 1, mLutLut1.2, whole genome shotgun sequence genomic sequence AGGAATGACCTCCCGTCATATTCGTGGGTCCCCACCCACACTTGGCGGGAGGGGTGACACAGGGTCGTCACCGGGGTGGGAGACATGGGCTCGCGCCCCACTGAGGCAGACCCACAGGTGTGGGCGCAGTGCCTGCTGCTCATAACCCCATCGGGCAGGTGTCCTCGTGACCTTTGTTTTGCAGGGTGGGGATTGggggcaagcagggagaggaagccaCAGAGCCAGGGGATCTAACCCAGTAAGTAGGAGACTGGCAGACATTTTCCATGAAGGGCCCGAGTGTCTCTGTCACAGCTGTCACTCCTGCCCCTGGAGCAGGAAAGCAGCCACGGACCGTTCGTCAGCAAATGAACGCGGCTGTGAGCCAGCCTGGCTACTTAGGGAAGCGCAGCGGGCCGGCTTTGGCCTGCGGGCTGTACTTTGCAGACCCCGCCCTACACCCGTGTGGCTGCGGGTCACACCAGCCGAGCTCGAAGTACAGACCCCACAGCTCTCCCCCCGTACTGACATGGGGGCACACCCGCTTCTCCCACTGTGCCTGGGAAGGGGAGGCCTGcgcagcggggtggggggctttCAGACCAGATAGCTGGTCCCCCTCATCTCCCGCGCATCACATGGCGGCACTGGTCGTCGCTCCGCTCCTTCCCGTGCGCGGGGCCGTGGTTGGTAAGGTGGGAACAGTCTTTGACAATCCTAAGTATTTGAAGACAATGAGACACTTGTCACACGTTTCTGTATCCATAAGGGGAGTCTCCGCGTGGCGCAGCCACTCCCGAGCGTCTGCGTGTCCCGGCGCTGCTTCGCCCCAAAAGGGCAAGCGGGTGGTTGCTGTGGAGACATGGGCCCAGACCACGGGCCCACACTGCTGAAACTGCCCCCGCAGGCCCTTTGCGAAGACGTTTGCCGCCCCGTTCCGTGGGCGGGTTGGGCTCGACCTCCTGGCTCCCCGGCTGGAGCCCGCCCTCACCCCATCCCCGAGCTGGTGTCCCGGCTCTCCCGTCCCTGGAGAGGCACGTGGGGGAGCCCGACGGCACCGGTCCCAGACAGCCGCTTCCCTGATGCCTGTTTCTCTTCTCGGTGGTTCCTACAAGCCAGTGGCATCCTGAAGGGGTTCGACCCGCTGCTCAACCTCGTGCTGGACGGCACCGTGGAGTACATGAGAGGTGGGCACGGCCGCGGGGCGTGGGGGCTCCTTGCCCGGCTCGTCCTGCCCCAGGCCCCCCCAGCCGCCCCCGCACTGCGGACACTGTGCTTGTGAACCACATGGCTGGTCTCCCGTGTCTCCTGCCACCCCTGGTGGAGCCTCCACTGCTAGCAGAGGGTCCTGGTCCCTGTCACCCCAAGTTTCCAGATCCCACACGGCAGCGTAGGGCGGTCAGCCGGCGGCTGCCCATCTGACACGAAGGGCAGCTCAGCTTGCCTGAGGCCCAGGAGGGCGGCAGTCCTACCCCTCGGGGACTGCCTGTTGTACTCTGGTGACAGTCACAGGGCCCCCTCTTTGTGGGGGAAGTGCGGTTGTGGCTGCACAGCCGGCGCCCCAGACCTCTTGCTTTGCCCTCAGTTTCCCCGCTCCCATCTGGGGCCACCCCTGTGGGGATCCTGGCCCAGCCTCCGTGGCCAGATGATGTCTTCCTTTGTGAGAGCCACACCACGAAGGCCTGTTAGGAAAACATGCCGGTGCTGCGGTGCACGCTGGGCCTCAAGGCCCCAGGAGCCTGCTCCTCCGGGGCGGCCTCACCGTGGTGGGGCCTGTGCCGTCTTGTCACAGCCCCCAACGTCGGTTCCTGGAGGGATCAGGTCTAGCACAGAGGTTACCCCTACACGATCTGGTCAGGGAGAGCTGTGCCCCAGAGACCTGGTCTCCGGCACGTGGGACCGCCTGGCCCCCAGCATCCTGCAGAAGAGATCAAGGTTTTCAGCCGCTGTGACTGGGCCTTTCATCCCAGCCCTAACTGCCCACGAACCTGGGGCTAGCAGTACCCCCACAGGCCTTCCAGGATTTTCCAGGAGCCGGGAGTCCCAGCCTAATTGTTTTTCCAGCAGCTCCTAACGTGGTCCCTGCTGGCTTAGCCGCCAGGGTCCCCGCTTAGTGGTGCCCCGGAATCCCCCCATGCCGTGTTTGCTTGTAGAAAGAGGGCAGGCGTGGCCCGCTGTCGCCAGAGCTCCTCCTGGCCCTCGTGGTCCAGGGCCATCTCAGAGACAAGGGCAGCGTGGCTGGGCTTTGGGAGGAGGGCCAGGCACTCACCCCGTGGCTCAACCCAGCATGTTCCCTTTGATTTGGCTTCTTAGggccacaccccctccccaccctgtctgTCTGCAGTTCTCCCTCATCCCCGTCCCTCGGGTCTAGAAGCCACTGGGGGCCGTCTCACTGCCACTGTTTCCTCTCACTCCACAGACCCCGACGACCAGTACAAGCTCACAGAGGACACCCGCCAGCTGGGCCTGGTGGTGTGCAGGGGCACCTCTGTGGTGCTCATCTGCCCGCAGGACGGCATGGAGGCCATCCCCAACCCCTTCATCCAGCAGCAGGACGCCTAGCGGGCGCCGTCGGCCGCCCAAGGACTCGGAGCTGCCCTCCCCTGCCACGTGTGCCCCATGGGACGGTGCTCTCCTTTTTATATCGGTTATGTTTCTGTTTTCGTAATAAAACTGCAGACCCCAAGTGTCCCGGAGCCCCAGAACCTTGCTCTCAGCCTGGGCTTTCTGGCAGGCCCTTCCTCCGGGGGGCGGGTACAGCCCACTGGTCGGTTGGGTGCTGGGCCCAGGCTGTCCTCGCCAGGGAAGAGGGCCGTGTGAGGCTGGAGCCCCCAGAGCGCCGTGGCAGGTGTGGCCCCCCAGGCCAGCCTGTGGGTTGGGCCGCACGCGCCAGTGGGAAGGCCCCAGTGGCCCATCCctgcttctgctttgtcctttcAGTGCGCCCTGACGCTGGCCAGCAGGGTCCCCTGAAACCAGGGCCTCCTGGGTCCACACGAGAACAAAGCAGGGAGATGTTCATCTCGGCTGGGCCCTGCGGCTTCTGTCTTCCCCTTAGTCCCGTCCCAGCAGCCCCCTGAGGGCCTCTCTAGACTGCCACCCTCCCCGGACGGCTCCAGACCACCCTCAGGAGTACCTGTCCGTGTCCTGTCTTCCAAGTGGGACGTTTTCCCTGACCCTTGTTTTCTAAACTCCGTGTACTTGTTAGGACTCCCCAGGGGACTGTCCCTGCTCCAGCAGGCTTCCTTTGCCCAATTTGTCACccaggggggctgggaggatCTGTGGCCCCATCACCCCTTCACGGCCAGTGAGGCACGTACCAGAGGCTGGTGGTAGTCAGGACCGGGGGCTGGAGGGGCTGAGAACGGGGGGGTCAGACGGGCTCAGAACGGGGGCTGGCTGGATGCACGAGCTACCGTTGGGCGTTGCCACCAAAGAAACCGAAGCCGCCGGCTTCCAGATTATCGCGGGGATCTGGGTTCTGTGGCTGTGGGCAGTGtccgctgctgctgctggggagaATTCGTTGTCCGCCACGTGGCCAAGCCCCGTGCTCGCTCCTCACCCCTCCCGCCTGCTTTCCCTGCAGCCCCGCCTCCCTTATGAGAGGCCTCATCCCAGAGCCAAACCCTCAGCAGCTTGGCAGGTAGGGGGGGACGAGGGGGACAGATGCAGGGCTAGCTGCGGGCGGCAGGCTGTGACCTAGAATCGGCGTCCAGCCTTCCCAACCTCAGTGCAGGGGAGCAACTCCCTGGTGCCTGTTTGACAGGGTCAGTGAGgccatgtgggggaggggccaagcCCGCAGGCACGGGGGCTTCTGCTTGCTCACACACCGAGTCCGTCCAGCGGGGCTGAGACCTTGGGGTCACTACTGAGTCGGCCCAGAAGCCTTGACCCCAAGGTGGGGGGGAGTGTGCAGCAAGGTCTTGGAGGTCAGCGAGACATTAGAGCCCCGGGGGCAGCCTGGCTTCCTGTCCCACTGCTGTACCCCCCGTGCTCTAGACCGCTCCCCACCCTCCGTGTCCCCGCAGCAGAAGTGGCCCTCTGTGGCCACAGAGCGCAGGGCTCAAGCCCCCTCCCTCCGTGGCTGTGTGGTTTAGAGGATGGGTCCCACCTCTCTGAGGCCCCACTTCTCAAGTTCAAGGAAAGGCATCACACCGTGACTCTGAGGCCAGGTGCTGGGCCACCGCTGTGTAGGGAGTGGTGAAGAGCGCAGGGCTTTGTGTCAAGTCTGAAAACGAGAACACGATGCTCTGGGGCCCTTGAAAGAGGGAGACTTCACCCCTGGGGGCTCAGGCAGAATTCCCCAGCAGGCGAGTAAAATGGGCCTGTCCCACGTAACCATATCTGCCCTAGAGAGTCCGTCTGACCTGGTTTGTAGAAGACTGGAAATAACCTCGCTGCCCGTCACCGGGGGTCTGCAGCGTAAACTCCGCTTCCTCCGACCAACTGGAAAGTGACTTTGTGCAAAGAGGAAGCTCTCTGCACGTGGGGCGATGAGATAGAGCCACTCGCTCTCCACAGCTGTCACAAGCGAAAGGGGGCATCTGCACCCCCCAGAACCCGGGCACCTGCTTTGACCATCAGGACGTGGTGGAAGGAGCCTTGCAGCGCCCACCTTCCCCGGCGACGTGCGCCACGGTGGAAGGAAACGAGGCCCCTGCCCAAAACCCTGAGAGGGTCTCACAGCCCCAGCCCAGGTGCCCCCGCAGTGGGGGGAAGCCCCCCACAGTAAGCCAGGTGACAGCAGCAAAGGGATTCACAGCCAACCTGCAGCGTCCCGGGGAAAACCAGTCGGACGCTTCTGAGCCCGGCAGTGTTTGTGACCCAGTGACACACTCCTGAGACTCAGGGACAGTGTGACACAGCTGGGCACGCCAATTCCTTTGCTCTGACCCCATTTCCTCAGGACGAGAGTGGTTGAGAAGGCCTCGTGCTTCTGTGCTTTTGAAGGTCTAGAGAAGATCTGGAAAGATTGTGCTGACCTGGAAGCGAAGACGGTGCTCGAGGGGGTGTGGGCCTCTTGTTCGTGTTCTGACGTCTCACGAGAGAGTAGATATTTAATATCATGCTGAAATTTTAATAGTTCACGAGGAGCCAGGGTAGGAGACCAGAAACGGGGAGACGCAGGGGTGGACGTGGGGAGACAGCACAGGcggagcagggaggggggagaaatgAGGGCAAGGCAGCTTGGCCGGTGACACCGGATCCCATCCTCCCGCCTTCCCGGCTGGGGTATAAATCCCCAGCCGGCCCACCAGCCGGCCAGCTGGCGGCCATGCCCCAGGGAGgcgtccccctccccctgcccagatCCCGCCCTTCGAGCTCCCCGGCCGCTGCTCGCACCGGCCTTGGCACACGGGGCAGATGCAGCGGCCGCCGGACCAGGGGCCGGCGCTGCTGCACGTGCACACGGTCACCACGGCCCGCGGCTTCCGGGTGCTGGCCGAGAGGCCTCGGGTGTTGTCCGCCGAGGCCCCACTCTGGGAGACGGTGCCAGCAGCCTCTGGCCAtgcggagggaggggcggggcccaGCTGGAGGCCGGAGCAGCCGGAGAGACCCGGGACCCCACCACATGGCAGATTCTGGAGGCTTCCAAAGGTGGACGGGATCCTGAGGTTATGGCCGGTCAGCCTGGCTGCCCCGTGCAACGGCTCACACACCCCGGGCTGGCACAGGCCTCCCCAGACCCTGTCACGCCCCCGCTTCCAGATGAGGACGCTGAGGCTCCGGGGGTGGGCAGCCCCCAGCATCCTCTCCCCGGGCCAAAGCGGGGTGGGTGACATGCGTGTCGGGGACGGGCGCACGGGGGAAGGAGGTACCCCCGCCCAGCCCACCCTGGCCCCAGCAGCTCACGGGGAGCCATCTCCTCCCTCTCGCACTGCGGGTGCCTTCCCGCCCCCGACGGCCAAGGAAGGACCTGCCTTCGACCACCACACCCCCGCGGAAGCACCCAGACGCTGCAGCGTGGGGCCATCTGCTGCAGAGCCCGGAGGCCCCGTGGCATCCGGGTGTCCCTGTGCGTGTCCAGGCCTCCTGCCCGTGAACCCGCACAGGGCTCAGCTGGGGGCCCAGGTGTAAGGGGCTTTGGCCCGCAGGGTGAGCCTGGGGGGGCTCTCACATCCACGGGGTTATGGCTTGAGCTCGGGGCTGGCCCCCCGGACCGGCTGCTCCCAGCGCCGAGCTCACCCAGAGCCT encodes the following:
- the LSM7 gene encoding U6 snRNA-associated Sm-like protein LSm7, whose translation is MADKEKKKKESILDLSKYIDKTIRVKFQGGREASGILKGFDPLLNLVLDGTVEYMRDPDDQYKLTEDTRQLGLVVCRGTSVVLICPQDGMEAIPNPFIQQQDA